A portion of the Calderihabitans maritimus genome contains these proteins:
- a CDS encoding DUF3243 family protein encodes MVGVKNMAAENFPQELAEKIREGMKHGLTEEQMVKGIMAVGNLLGKFVKPDSPEEALMQEMWEIASEEEKEVMARLVYRLGQTKVH; translated from the coding sequence ATGGTGGGGGTGAAAAATATGGCGGCAGAAAACTTCCCGCAGGAACTGGCCGAGAAGATAAGAGAAGGTATGAAACACGGGCTTACGGAGGAACAGATGGTAAAAGGCATTATGGCCGTGGGCAATCTTCTGGGAAAATTTGTAAAGCCCGACAGTCCCGAAGAGGCTCTGATGCAAGAAATGTGGGAAATAGCGAGCGAAGAGGAAAAAGAAGTAATGGCCCGGCTAGTTTACCGTCTTGGACAGACGAAGGTTCATTAA
- a CDS encoding CCA tRNA nucleotidyltransferase, translating into MEQLTSVLQQVSRIAREKDVQVYLVGGVVRDLCLNEPSRDVDLLVEGEAGNFTRAVAQALKGTLVPLDPARGIERIALKGGGDCRLDLAYLKENTLEEDLKQRDFTINAMALKLEDYFNRGIWWNHIIDPLGGQKDLALGVVRATSPDVFRRDPLRILRAYRLAAQKGFHIHPSTEDLIRKHSHYLRSVAGERLKEELEALLRIPKSYHYLYDMAEKSGVLEHIFPEISSMRKTGQNYYHAENVWFHCLRCYRVLETMLSRREWPPTIVQPLEQYLAQPVSATAEKGTLLKLVALFHDVGKIDTQRWREDGRISFPGHDRAALKYVETYGDRLRLSNREKNFWSHITRLHMWPLSLYCEPEITARAIHRFFRSAGEESPGVLLLSLADVTATREAAGVVEEIASYRRFIFNFLHKYFHEFDRYVEPPVLVNGKDLATEIGLEPGPAIGWLLKEIKAAQVEGLVRTRDDALQWAHSLWEKKNGRDDD; encoded by the coding sequence ATGGAACAGTTAACTTCGGTACTCCAACAGGTGTCAAGGATAGCGCGCGAGAAAGACGTCCAGGTCTATTTGGTAGGGGGAGTAGTGAGAGATCTCTGTCTGAATGAACCTAGCCGGGATGTGGACCTCTTGGTGGAGGGGGAAGCAGGTAATTTTACAAGGGCAGTGGCCCAAGCTCTGAAGGGGACGCTGGTTCCTCTTGACCCGGCAAGAGGTATAGAGAGAATTGCCCTCAAAGGAGGCGGAGATTGCCGCCTGGATTTAGCCTATTTGAAGGAGAACACTTTAGAAGAGGATCTCAAACAAAGAGATTTTACTATAAATGCTATGGCGTTAAAACTAGAAGATTATTTTAACCGAGGAATATGGTGGAATCATATCATTGATCCTTTAGGAGGTCAAAAAGATCTGGCTCTCGGCGTTGTTCGGGCGACATCCCCGGATGTTTTCCGACGTGATCCTTTACGCATCTTGCGGGCCTATCGCCTGGCGGCGCAAAAAGGATTTCATATACATCCATCAACGGAAGACCTGATAAGAAAACACAGTCATTACCTCAGATCGGTAGCCGGAGAGAGGTTGAAAGAAGAACTGGAAGCCTTGTTACGCATACCGAAGTCTTACCATTACCTCTATGATATGGCTGAGAAAAGCGGAGTTCTAGAGCATATTTTTCCAGAAATTAGTTCCATGCGGAAGACAGGACAGAATTATTATCATGCGGAAAATGTTTGGTTCCACTGTCTACGGTGTTACCGGGTGTTGGAGACGATGCTCTCCCGGCGGGAGTGGCCACCAACCATCGTCCAGCCGCTGGAGCAGTATTTGGCTCAGCCGGTGAGTGCCACGGCTGAAAAAGGGACCCTGCTTAAACTGGTAGCTTTGTTTCACGATGTGGGGAAAATTGATACCCAGCGGTGGCGAGAGGATGGACGGATTTCCTTTCCCGGACATGATCGGGCTGCCCTGAAGTATGTGGAGACCTACGGAGACCGCTTGCGATTGAGCAACCGCGAAAAAAATTTCTGGTCCCATATAACCCGCTTACATATGTGGCCCCTTAGTCTATACTGTGAGCCGGAAATAACAGCCCGGGCAATACACCGTTTCTTCCGGTCGGCCGGTGAGGAAAGTCCCGGGGTACTCTTGCTTTCGCTGGCTGACGTAACGGCTACGAGGGAGGCGGCGGGCGTGGTGGAGGAAATTGCCTCCTATCGCCGGTTCATTTTCAATTTTTTGCACAAGTATTTTCACGAGTTTGACCGGTATGTAGAACCACCGGTTCTGGTCAACGGAAAAGATCTTGCCACCGAAATAGGGTTGGAACCGGGCCCTGCCATAGGATGGTTATTGAAAGAAATTAAAGCTGCTCAGGTTGAAGGCTTGGTACGAACCAGGGACGATGCTCTTCAGTGGGCCCACAGCCTATGGGAGAAGAAAAATGGCCGGGACGATGACTGA
- a CDS encoding DUF1786 domain-containing protein, producing the protein MNSGHNREKERKRNKKGSERSGSQLRGEKILAIDIGGGTQDILLYDPEKRIENCVKLVLPSPTVLVSQQIEEATRNREPVFLYGNLMGGGPCTRAIRRHLAEGLQVYATPLAAKTIKDDLEIVQALGVEIVEEQPPGTKPIRMGDVDLDTLQEALGLYGVKLPRKYAVAVQDHGESIGESNRLFRFRHWRRFIEDGGRLEDLAYQQIPSYLTRMRAVQQDAPGAMVMDTGSAAIWGALCDPQVSKRLAEGIIVVNIGNQHTVAVLIKERRVMGLFEHHTGLMNKEKLGDYLDRFRRGVLSHEEVFSDGGHGSYISSEYNGEEGFEFWVVTGPNRYLAEGLPVYFAVPYGDMMLSGCFGLVAAYNEHFLT; encoded by the coding sequence TTGAACAGTGGGCATAACCGGGAAAAAGAGAGAAAACGCAACAAAAAAGGTTCTGAAAGGAGTGGATCCCAGTTGAGGGGAGAGAAGATTTTAGCGATAGATATCGGTGGCGGTACTCAGGATATACTTCTATACGATCCGGAAAAAAGAATAGAAAATTGCGTTAAACTGGTACTGCCTTCTCCTACCGTCCTGGTGTCTCAACAAATCGAAGAGGCAACCAGGAATCGGGAGCCTGTTTTCTTATATGGAAACTTGATGGGGGGCGGCCCGTGCACTCGTGCTATACGCCGTCACCTGGCAGAAGGACTGCAGGTATACGCAACTCCCTTAGCGGCTAAAACCATAAAAGATGATTTGGAAATAGTACAGGCTCTAGGAGTAGAAATTGTGGAAGAACAGCCGCCGGGTACCAAACCCATCCGCATGGGGGATGTTGATCTTGATACGCTGCAGGAGGCCCTGGGTTTATACGGAGTAAAACTTCCCCGAAAATACGCGGTTGCAGTTCAGGATCACGGAGAAAGTATAGGAGAAAGCAATCGGCTGTTCCGCTTCCGTCACTGGCGCCGCTTTATCGAGGATGGCGGACGTTTAGAGGATCTGGCCTACCAGCAAATTCCTTCTTATTTAACTCGCATGCGGGCGGTGCAGCAGGATGCACCGGGCGCCATGGTAATGGATACGGGCAGCGCTGCCATCTGGGGGGCTCTATGTGACCCTCAGGTATCCAAACGGCTTGCGGAAGGAATAATCGTAGTAAATATTGGAAACCAGCATACGGTGGCCGTTTTGATAAAGGAAAGGAGAGTAATGGGACTTTTTGAGCACCACACCGGTCTTATGAATAAGGAAAAGTTGGGGGATTACTTGGACAGATTTCGCCGGGGGGTTTTATCGCATGAAGAAGTTTTCAGCGACGGTGGCCACGGTTCGTATATCAGCTCAGAATACAATGGGGAGGAGGGTTTTGAATTTTGGGTGGTTACAGGTCCTAACCGGTATTTAGCTGAAGGACTCCCGGTTTACTTTGCCGTGCCCTATGGAGACATGATGTTGAGTGGTTGCTTCGGACTTGTAGCCGCTTATAACGAACATTTTTTAACTTAG
- a CDS encoding thioredoxin family protein: protein MKIRVLGAGCKNCAQLEQNVFNAAAELGIDADIQKIEDVAEIMKYGVMSTPALVINGKVVAAGRVLNTEEIKRLLTKQ, encoded by the coding sequence ATGAAAATCAGGGTGTTAGGGGCAGGATGTAAAAACTGTGCCCAACTGGAGCAAAATGTATTCAATGCCGCTGCAGAACTGGGTATAGACGCAGACATACAAAAAATTGAAGACGTAGCCGAAATCATGAAATATGGCGTTATGTCTACACCGGCTCTTGTAATTAACGGTAAAGTTGTAGCCGCCGGCCGAGTCCTGAACACGGAAGAAATCAAACGCCTCTTAACAAAGCAATAA
- a CDS encoding permease, which translates to MSALLSHLVRLLVENVFRISINSRLGESLHFFIYDSLKILLLLSFMIFAISYIRSFFPPEKTRQVLSKFGGFTAHLMASLLGIVTPFCSCSSVPLFIGFVEAGIPLGVTFSFLITSPIVNEVALVMLVGLFGLKIALVYVITGVLIGTFGGIIIGKLGLEKYVEEYVYQITTGQREEEKMTWKDRVQFAKANVKDIVKRVWLFILIGIAVGAIIHGYVPENFLTEYAGRGNPLAVFVAVALGIPLYSNAIGTIPVVEALIGKGVAIGTALAFMMAVTALSLPEMIILRKVIKPRLIGIFVSITGVSIVMVGYLFNFIL; encoded by the coding sequence GTGAGCGCATTGTTGTCTCACCTTGTTAGGCTACTGGTAGAAAACGTTTTTCGTATCAGTATTAACTCCCGTCTGGGCGAAAGTCTGCACTTTTTTATCTATGATTCTCTGAAGATACTTCTTCTTCTCAGCTTCATGATTTTTGCCATCTCGTATATTCGCAGTTTCTTTCCCCCGGAAAAAACCAGGCAGGTCTTGAGCAAGTTCGGCGGCTTCACCGCCCATCTAATGGCGTCCTTGTTAGGCATAGTAACTCCCTTCTGTTCCTGTTCTTCCGTACCTCTGTTCATCGGCTTTGTAGAAGCAGGAATACCTCTGGGAGTGACTTTTTCTTTCTTAATTACCTCGCCCATTGTCAATGAAGTGGCCTTGGTTATGCTCGTTGGGCTTTTCGGCCTTAAAATTGCATTAGTCTATGTAATTACCGGTGTGCTCATCGGAACCTTCGGCGGGATAATAATTGGCAAATTGGGACTGGAAAAATATGTAGAAGAGTACGTTTACCAGATTACCACGGGGCAAAGAGAAGAAGAAAAGATGACCTGGAAAGACCGGGTCCAGTTTGCCAAAGCCAATGTGAAAGATATTGTTAAAAGAGTCTGGCTTTTTATTCTAATCGGGATCGCTGTAGGCGCGATAATTCATGGTTATGTACCGGAGAATTTCTTGACTGAATACGCGGGAAGGGGTAACCCTTTGGCAGTATTTGTGGCCGTTGCCCTCGGTATCCCCTTGTATTCCAACGCAATCGGCACCATTCCAGTAGTAGAAGCATTGATCGGTAAAGGTGTGGCCATAGGCACTGCCCTGGCCTTTATGATGGCCGTTACTGCCCTCTCTTTACCGGAAATGATTATTCTGAGAAAAGTAATTAAGCCTCGTTTAATAGGTATATTTGTATCTATCACCGGAGTGAGTATTGTCATGGTGGGGTATTTGTTTAACTTTATTCTGTAA